One genomic region from Pseudomonas sp. R5-89-07 encodes:
- the leuD gene encoding 3-isopropylmalate dehydratase small subunit: protein MSNHSFTHVTGTAAPMLAANIDTDVIMPKQFLKGIDRNGLEQGLFHDVRFLPSGQPDPAFVLNMPPWQSACFLVAGPNFGCGSSREHAVWGLKQRGIRALIGSRFAGIFYDNCQRNGVLLISLEAATVQRIGEIVGQPQMAEISIDLNEQTILLHGGEVVPFQIDTLRKTALLLGLDAIGSTLQRSDEIRAFEREYLAANPWLS from the coding sequence ATGAGCAACCATTCCTTTACCCACGTCACCGGCACAGCGGCGCCGATGTTGGCGGCCAATATCGACACCGACGTGATCATGCCCAAGCAGTTTCTCAAGGGCATTGACCGCAATGGTTTGGAACAGGGGCTGTTTCATGACGTGCGCTTTTTGCCGTCAGGGCAGCCAGACCCTGCCTTTGTGCTCAATATGCCCCCCTGGCAGAGCGCATGCTTTTTGGTGGCGGGCCCCAACTTTGGCTGCGGTTCCAGTCGCGAGCATGCGGTCTGGGGCCTCAAGCAAAGGGGCATTCGCGCGCTGATCGGCAGCCGCTTCGCGGGTATTTTTTACGACAACTGCCAGCGTAACGGTGTGCTGCTGATCAGCCTTGAAGCCGCCACCGTGCAGCGCATCGGCGAGATAGTCGGGCAGCCACAGATGGCTGAGATTTCAATCGACCTGAACGAACAAACCATCCTGCTGCACGGCGGCGAAGTGGTTCCCTTCCAGATCGATACCCTGCGCAAAACCGCACTGTTACTCGGCCTGGATGCCATTGGCAGTACCTTGCAGCGCAGCGATGAAATTCGGGCGTTCGAGCGCGAGTACCTGGCTGCTAACCCATGGCTGTCGTGA
- the leuC gene encoding 3-isopropylmalate dehydratase large subunit, whose amino-acid sequence MSSPKTLYQKHIDAHTVCSLDEQGHVLLYIDRQVINEYTSPQAFSGLREAGRQVWRPGTALAVVDHVNPTAPERTAVMPDAGGARQVSYLSRNCQDFGIELLDILDKRQGIEHVIAPEQGFILPGMVIAAGDSHTTTYGALGAFGFGIGTSEIEHLLASQTLVYKRLKTMRVRVVGALSPGLTSKDIIMALIGQIGASGATGFAIEFVGSTIDALSVEARMTICNMAVEAGARGAFMAPDQKVFDYLEGKPRAPKGEQWRRAVAVWRNLHSDEGAVFDHEVTLDVSTLLPMVTWGTSPDQVVAIDGRVPDPLQVSDLILRRDMQRALAYMGLKAGTPLNEVVISHAFIGSCTNARIEDLRDAARVIGGRRVAPHVRAMVVPGSTEVRDQAEAEGLAAIFRDAGFEWRQSGCSMCLAMNDDVLAPGDRCASSTNRNFEGRQGAGARTHLMSPAMVAAAAISGHLTDVRQIGERV is encoded by the coding sequence ATGAGCAGCCCCAAAACCCTCTATCAAAAGCACATCGATGCGCACACGGTCTGCTCGCTGGACGAGCAGGGCCATGTCCTGTTGTACATCGATCGTCAGGTCATCAACGAATACACCAGCCCGCAGGCGTTCAGTGGTCTGCGTGAAGCCGGGCGCCAGGTATGGCGTCCTGGAACGGCGTTGGCGGTCGTCGATCATGTGAACCCCACCGCGCCTGAACGTACCGCCGTGATGCCCGATGCGGGGGGGGCACGGCAAGTCTCCTACCTGTCGCGCAATTGTCAGGATTTCGGTATCGAGCTGTTGGATATTCTGGATAAGCGTCAGGGTATCGAGCACGTTATCGCGCCCGAACAGGGGTTCATCCTTCCAGGGATGGTGATTGCGGCGGGTGACAGTCACACCACCACGTATGGCGCCCTCGGTGCCTTCGGGTTTGGCATCGGCACGTCGGAAATCGAGCACCTGCTGGCCTCGCAAACCCTGGTCTACAAACGCCTGAAAACCATGCGGGTCAGGGTCGTGGGCGCCTTGTCGCCGGGCCTGACATCCAAGGACATCATCATGGCCCTGATCGGCCAAATCGGCGCCTCCGGGGCCACGGGGTTCGCTATCGAATTTGTCGGTTCAACCATTGATGCCCTGAGCGTCGAGGCGCGCATGACCATCTGCAACATGGCTGTTGAAGCCGGCGCGCGTGGCGCGTTCATGGCGCCGGACCAGAAGGTGTTCGACTACCTCGAGGGTAAGCCGCGCGCGCCCAAAGGCGAGCAATGGCGCCGAGCAGTGGCCGTGTGGCGCAACTTGCACAGCGACGAGGGTGCCGTGTTCGATCATGAGGTTACGCTGGACGTCAGCACGCTGCTGCCGATGGTCACATGGGGCACGAGCCCTGATCAGGTCGTCGCTATTGACGGGCGCGTTCCAGACCCGCTGCAGGTCAGCGACCTGATTCTGCGCCGGGACATGCAGCGTGCCCTGGCCTACATGGGGCTCAAGGCGGGCACGCCTCTGAATGAAGTGGTGATCAGCCATGCGTTCATCGGGTCGTGCACCAATGCCCGTATCGAAGACCTGCGCGATGCCGCCCGCGTAATCGGCGGCAGACGCGTGGCCCCGCACGTGCGTGCGATGGTCGTGCCGGGTTCCACCGAAGTGCGCGATCAGGCCGAGGCTGAGGGCTTGGCCGCTATTTTTCGGGATGCGGGGTTCGAATGGCGTCAATCGGGCTGCTCCATGTGCCTGGCCATGAACGACGACGTGCTCGCGCCCGGAGACCGTTGCGCCTCCAGCACCAACCGCAATTTCGAAGGCCGCCAGGGCGCCGGGGCACGTACGCACCTGATGAGTCCGGCAATGGTGGCAGCCGCTGCAATAAGCGGGCATCTGACGGATGTTCGGCAAATCGGGGAGCGCGTATGA
- a CDS encoding UvrD-helicase domain-containing protein encodes MSEDLAIKLNDCTSKGYVIAPAGFGKTHLIAMAVRASGGRQLILTHTFAGVNSIKTKMADLGVRASQFQVDTIASWALRLCLAYPKASGWKIENPTSKQWNKLYECCSHLLGKRFIREAVSSSYIGLYVDEYQDCSDVQHDLVCNLAEFLPSRLLGDPLQSIFDFDDGKPVDWEVSVYPKFDCLGQLEVPWRWVKAKSPELGEWLKNVRRKIELGQKIDLLAQLPPSVIRTYTQPEYLAAKQYTALCGMLNNNESVIALHGGDSQSKNKTHLLAKTMAGRFSSIEEIEGKDLHSFIKKLVAVKTVQAGFLLVVKFAMKCLTGVPSALTAGTRRGEVTKLRRTTKYPLVLQAANDYLTDPSSSHLKAFFETLKSNPETSAYRRDLLYRFLNVLKIHIDGQATTLVEAGILYQREMRHSGRPINHRKLIGTTLLVKGLEYDHAVILDADSLDAKDLYVAMTRGAKSLTIIGTVRHLPA; translated from the coding sequence GTGTCTGAAGACCTCGCAATCAAGCTCAACGACTGTACCTCCAAAGGTTATGTAATCGCGCCTGCGGGGTTTGGAAAAACTCATCTCATCGCAATGGCGGTGCGAGCGTCAGGTGGCCGGCAGCTTATCCTGACGCACACTTTTGCCGGCGTGAATTCGATAAAAACCAAAATGGCGGACTTGGGCGTTCGTGCTTCCCAGTTCCAGGTCGATACGATTGCTAGCTGGGCACTTCGACTCTGTCTGGCGTACCCGAAAGCATCTGGTTGGAAAATTGAAAACCCGACCAGCAAGCAGTGGAATAAGTTGTACGAGTGCTGCTCCCATTTGCTCGGAAAGAGGTTCATTCGTGAGGCCGTGTCGTCCAGCTACATAGGTCTCTACGTCGACGAGTACCAGGACTGCTCCGACGTACAACATGATCTCGTCTGCAACCTGGCAGAGTTTCTTCCAAGCCGACTGTTGGGAGACCCCCTCCAATCCATATTTGATTTTGACGATGGCAAGCCCGTTGATTGGGAAGTCAGCGTCTACCCCAAATTTGATTGCTTGGGACAGCTGGAGGTCCCTTGGCGGTGGGTCAAGGCGAAGAGTCCGGAACTTGGCGAATGGCTCAAAAATGTGAGGCGAAAGATCGAGCTAGGCCAAAAGATTGATTTGCTGGCCCAGCTACCACCGAGCGTGATTCGTACCTACACCCAGCCCGAGTACCTCGCCGCTAAACAGTACACGGCGCTTTGTGGGATGCTGAACAATAATGAGAGCGTCATCGCTCTGCACGGCGGGGACAGCCAGTCCAAGAATAAAACTCACCTCTTGGCGAAAACCATGGCCGGACGTTTTTCCTCAATCGAGGAAATCGAAGGTAAAGATCTGCATTCGTTTATCAAAAAGCTTGTTGCCGTCAAGACTGTTCAGGCGGGGTTTCTCCTTGTAGTGAAATTTGCGATGAAATGCCTCACTGGTGTACCCAGTGCGTTGACGGCCGGAACTAGGCGAGGCGAAGTAACCAAGCTGCGCAGGACCACTAAATACCCTTTGGTCCTTCAAGCTGCAAATGACTATCTGACTGACCCGTCCAGCAGCCATCTTAAGGCCTTCTTCGAAACGTTGAAGAGCAACCCCGAAACATCAGCCTATCGCCGTGACTTACTCTATCGTTTCTTGAACGTGCTCAAGATTCATATTGATGGTCAAGCCACGACGCTCGTTGAGGCTGGCATTCTTTATCAGCGTGAGATGAGGCATTCGGGCCGACCGATCAACCACCGCAAGCTGATTGGTACTACGTTGCTGGTTAAAGGCCTTGAGTATGACCACGCCGTCATTCTTGATGCCGACTCGCTTGATGCGAAGGATTTGTACGTCGCGATGACCCGAGGAGCGAAATCTCTCACCATCATCGGGACAGTTCGACACTTGCCAGCATAA
- a CDS encoding ATP-dependent endonuclease, with the protein MKIRKIVIKNFRGVKTLDWNVPTADIFCLIGKGDSSKSTILEAIRYTFHPQWNLALSDSDFYQCKIADPIIIEITIGHLAADFSALNKYGLYLRGWDAAAQKLLDEPDDHLESVLTARLTVEKDLEPKWAVVCDRNPDGVPFKQADRNKVGVGLIGVFSERELSWANGTALAKLTAAQSLSELLANASRTARSSLDVDRAVSLTNFDTAATKSQEIAKLLGVPVLDAYKAHLDLASINLKVGGLSLHDGEIPLRQLGLGSRRMLQCGIQKAGLEDGHITLFDELEFGLEPHRITRLIKHIREDKRGQYFLTTHSPMVLRELTVQDLHIVHSKGGVVTIVSAAEKGLEEHEVQGKIRSSAEAFLAKKVVVCEGATEVGFIRGLDDHQLENGQDPLSYHGVALLDAKGASKVKGMAIAFKKLGYDVSALADGDAEKQFSAADAAGLVAIGIPTYVWNDKLSLEERAFVDLPWASVVASLTLAQVELFYPVYDQVRSQYQDVLDPDISEWRDSPKLRTAIGAAAKSAGWFKDTTRGDLWFKAVSTAFNDPGFGKTNLALELGRLWEWAKRV; encoded by the coding sequence GTGAAAATCAGAAAGATCGTGATCAAGAACTTCCGCGGAGTGAAAACGCTTGATTGGAATGTGCCAACCGCTGACATTTTTTGTCTCATAGGTAAAGGTGACTCCTCCAAGTCCACAATTTTGGAGGCCATCCGTTACACATTCCATCCCCAGTGGAATCTGGCCCTCAGCGACTCAGATTTTTACCAGTGCAAAATCGCTGACCCCATCATCATCGAGATTACGATCGGGCATTTGGCCGCAGACTTTTCTGCCCTTAATAAATATGGGTTGTACCTCCGGGGTTGGGATGCGGCAGCTCAAAAGCTGCTTGATGAGCCAGATGATCATCTGGAAAGCGTATTGACCGCCCGGCTAACCGTTGAGAAGGACTTGGAGCCGAAATGGGCTGTGGTGTGCGATCGCAACCCTGACGGGGTGCCTTTTAAACAGGCAGATAGAAACAAGGTCGGGGTTGGCCTCATCGGCGTTTTCAGCGAACGAGAGCTTTCCTGGGCAAACGGAACTGCACTTGCCAAGCTTACTGCGGCGCAGAGCTTGAGCGAGTTATTGGCCAATGCATCGAGGACTGCCAGGAGTTCGCTCGATGTCGACCGGGCTGTCTCCCTGACAAACTTCGACACTGCAGCAACCAAATCGCAAGAGATTGCGAAGCTCTTAGGTGTCCCTGTACTTGATGCCTATAAGGCCCATCTTGACTTGGCGTCCATCAACCTGAAAGTCGGCGGTCTTTCCCTGCATGACGGCGAAATCCCATTGCGCCAGTTAGGTCTGGGATCTCGCCGGATGCTTCAGTGTGGAATCCAGAAAGCGGGCCTGGAGGATGGCCATATCACCTTGTTCGATGAGTTGGAGTTCGGCCTCGAGCCCCATCGCATTACGCGTCTCATCAAGCACATCAGGGAGGACAAACGCGGGCAGTATTTCCTAACTACCCATTCGCCCATGGTGCTTCGCGAGCTCACGGTGCAGGACCTTCATATCGTCCACAGCAAGGGCGGGGTCGTGACGATCGTCTCCGCTGCCGAGAAGGGCCTCGAAGAGCATGAGGTTCAGGGTAAGATTCGCTCTAGCGCTGAAGCTTTCTTGGCCAAAAAGGTTGTCGTATGTGAAGGCGCTACCGAGGTAGGTTTCATAAGGGGCTTAGACGATCACCAACTCGAAAATGGGCAAGATCCATTGTCATATCACGGTGTGGCGTTGCTAGACGCTAAGGGAGCCAGCAAAGTGAAGGGCATGGCTATTGCCTTTAAAAAGCTTGGCTATGACGTGTCGGCACTAGCTGATGGCGATGCCGAGAAGCAGTTCTCAGCCGCTGATGCTGCTGGGCTTGTTGCAATAGGAATTCCCACCTACGTCTGGAACGACAAACTTTCGCTTGAGGAGCGGGCTTTTGTGGATCTGCCCTGGGCTTCCGTAGTTGCCAGCTTGACGCTCGCCCAAGTCGAACTCTTCTACCCGGTATACGATCAAGTGCGATCGCAGTATCAGGACGTTTTGGACCCTGACATCAGCGAGTGGCGGGATAGCCCCAAGCTGCGGACTGCAATTGGTGCTGCAGCAAAGAGCGCGGGATGGTTCAAGGATACTACTAGAGGCGACCTGTGGTTCAAGGCGGTGAGTACCGCTTTCAACGATCCCGGATTCGGCAAAACAAATCTCGCCTTAGAGTTGGGAAGGCTTTGGGAGTGGGCGAAGCGTGTCTGA
- a CDS encoding BPSL0761 family protein — translation MPNERTRAVIQTGEFLLELSRDSSLPERIRRDAKFLLRHYPDQFQMLLAGRIEESSDSDVSPSGPVFSSSIESSYHSPIVYAADAKKSDEQMG, via the coding sequence ATGCCGAATGAACGTACCCGGGCTGTCATCCAAACGGGAGAGTTTCTGCTCGAGCTATCCCGAGATTCCTCGTTACCAGAACGGATACGCCGTGACGCCAAGTTTCTCCTGCGTCATTACCCAGACCAGTTCCAGATGCTCCTTGCTGGACGGATTGAAGAATCATCAGATTCTGACGTATCCCCATCAGGTCCAGTCTTCAGTTCCTCAATCGAGAGCAGCTATCACTCCCCGATCGTTTACGCTGCAGACGCGAAAAAGTCAGATGAACAAATGGGATAG